Part of the Cetobacterium somerae ATCC BAA-474 genome, TTCAATATCTTTAATTGTCAGATTTTCTTTAATGTATTCTTCAAAAGTAACATATTCTTTTTTAAAAAATTGAAATAAAATTTTATTAGAAAGAGTACTTAAATCCTTGAATGTTTCTTTACTATTTAAACATCTTATTGGCATTAGCAAAATTTCACTATTATATTTCTCTAAAAGAAAGATGTTATTTTCTATTGATTTTTTAATTTTTTTAATATATATCTGTTTATTAACTTCAGAATTAGTGCCTAGTAAGTTCAAATCTAAATAAAGAGTATCATCAATAATTCTTTTACCATCTATTAAAAAAAAACTTTTATGTTCTCCCTTTTCAACATTAATGAAATCAAAACCAGTTAAAAAATAATTCATTTCTTCCTGTGAATAATATTTTAAATATAGTTCAAGAAGCATTTTGTTTTTATTAAAAAAGATTAAAAATTCATCCCTTATATTTATTTCATGATTATTAATTTCTTTTAAAATGACCTTTAAAAGATTTAAATACTTTTGTTGAAATTCCTCAACTTTATCTATCAATAGATTCTTCAAAATTGATCACTCCTTTTAAAAGTTCATCAGGTATTCCAAATTCATTTTTTAAAATTTGAATTATATCGTTCATTATTTTGATAGAATCTTTTAACGTACTTTTTAACTTTATAAAATTATTTATGTCTGGAACTGTATGGTATCGATGTCCTGGATTTACGCATTTAATCATAGAGCTTTCTCTAATTGCTCCCCATAGTCCATGTTCATATGATGACCCATAATCATAATGAAAATTATATAAATCTTTTTCTCCAACAGCTTCAGCTTTTTGTCTTATATTTTGTTTGTCAAAATATCTAATATCCATATCTATAAATTCTTCATTTCTAAATTCATTTACCAATAATTCTATGTACTCAAAATTTATATAGCTATTTTGAATATCTTTATTTTCTTCACGACTTTTAGTTAAAATAAGTTTATATGCTCCAATACCATAATATTTATATTCTTTCCAAATATTTTCTTGCTTAGTTTCAGTTAATAATAAATATTTTAACATTATATAATTTTCGATTAAAACTCTTACATTACTTCTAGCTAAAATCGAATCAAACATTTTATAATCCGCAATTTCTTTAAATCTTTTGTAGGAATATACAGCAATCCCTAAAATGACATTCATTTTTTCTGATAATGGATCTAATTTATAAATGGAATTAAAATAATTGAAAATTTCGTACACTTTTTCTAAGTATAAATTAATATCAATATTAGGATTTTCACTACTGATACAAAGCTCTTCGCACTCTGTTATTTGGCTAATTTCATCCCAAAAACGTTCGATAAAGGACTCGTTCGTCATTTCTCTATTAACAAAAGCCAAATCCATACTCCTAATTAAAGGACGTATTTGTCTCATTTTCTCATCTTCATGAGATAACTTAGGATAGAGTTGAATTTCTTCATTACTAACTCCATAAACTTTATTAGTTATTATTTTGAAAAGTACAATGAAGTATCTTATATCAGTTGCCAAATCGGATTGATGAAAAGAAGATTCGTTTAATACTTTTATCAATTGCTCTTTTCTCTTTTCAATATCTTCATTGAATAAAAAAAGTTTATTAAAATCACTAAAATTTGAATATGTAAAAACTAAAGTTAAAGGGTTCAAAGCGTCTTCAACTTCATTTTTTATCACATTTAAAATTTTTATTTTTAAAGTTGTTTCTAAACTTAATATTGTAGAAAATTTTATATCTGAAATTTGGTGTTCTTTAAAAATAAATAAAATTTTTATTATTTTATTTATTCCTATATCTCTTCCATACTTATCAATAATTAACCCTAACCATAAATATTCAGGTAGTCTTCCATAATACCAACTTTTAAAATCTGGTAATTCTGCAATAACTTCATTTAAAGGCGTTGTAAATTTTCCTTTTTCAAATTTATGATTTTTCAAACTTGTTTTTTCCATAAGCTTCTCCTTTTGTGAGTTTATATAAATTATTATAGTTTATATATATGAATCTAATTATACTTATAAAAAATAGTAAACAAAAATATATAATATATATCAATAAATTATTTAAAAGTGTATCTATAATTTTCATTAGAAAATATTTTTTAGATATACCTTAAGATTATCTTTATTCATCAATCTCTATCACGATCCTCATCATCCCGTATAACTTTAGCATGGAAATATCCTCCAGTTCCTTGTGAGTTTCCTTTAGATTTTTTTAATCTATTAAGAATACTCATAAATGTTGAAGATTCATTTCTTCTTGTCATTTCAAAGCCTTCCATTTCTTTTAACAAAGAATATTGCTTTAATAAAACTTTCAACTTATCTTTTACATGTTTTTCTTGATCCTTTAGTACCGCTAATTCTTTTTGAGGTTTTTCTAAACGTAACATAATAGTTTCGCTTGGAATAATAAATTCTATTTCAAAGTTACGTAATTTTTCATTAATATGTTTTAGTTTAGTTTCCATTGATGTAGCATGGTCGTGTTGATTAATTTTTCTAAGTCCTTCCATTCTTGGAATGATCTCTTCTTTTTCTTCACACAATTTACCATATACACCATTAGTGTGTTGGTTGAGAATCTCTTTTTTAATCTCTTTAATATCACATTCTTTTTCTTTTATCTTAATTTTTTCAGTAAGATCATTTTTTAAATCGAATAAGTCAGTTATATTTTTTCTTATATCAGTAACAAGCTCTTCTTTTTTATCTGGAGATAAATTTTTAGGAGAAGTTAAATCTAATTCTACTGTATTAACTATGTTTAAAAGTTTATCAATCTCTTTAGATTTCTTAGAATTTTTTTCTAGCATTTCTTCAACCTTAACTTTGACTTTTTCTTTAAAATTATCAGTATTTAAGTTAGACAATTTCTTAATTAATTCCTCTTTTTCAATTAAAAGCTTATCTTGTTCATATAAAAACTCTTGATTAATAGTTCTATCAATTTCATCTAATCTATCATTAATCTTTTTCCATTGTCCTTTACTTAATAAATCTTTGGCTTTTTCTTCTAAAGCCTCATAAGAAAACTCTATCTTGCCTTTTTGAGATATTAATTTATCTTTAGCAACTAATATAGCAACAGAGTTTTTAAATCTATCCAATGGGTCATTAGAATCTTCTAGTTTATCTTTTAAAGTTTTTATTTCCCAGAACTCATTATTTATTTCTTTTCTATACTCTTTCATAATTTTTAATTTATCTGAATTTAACTTAATTCTTCCATGAATATCGTCTTGTTGCTGTCTTAATTCTTTTAATTTTTCTCTTGATTCTTTAATAGCTTCTTCAACAAGTTCTTTAATATCGTGTTTTATTTCAAATCTATCAATTGTACCTTTGTATTTTCTATAATCTTTTTCATATTCTTTAAGTACATTCATATTTACTCTATATTCATAAGATGTTGGATCTAATTTCTTTCTTTCTAATTCCTCTTTAGTTTTAAAATATCTAGCTTCATATTCTACTGCTAACTCTTTAATCTCTAAATATTTATTTTGTGATAATTTTTGACAAATATCTAATTTAATTTTTTCATAATCAGCAATAGCTTTCTGTTCCTCTACTTGTTTGTCTATTACCTCTTTTTGAATAAATAAATCCTTTAGATTACTTTGAATTTCTTTGATATATAAGAATAATTCATTAGGTGTAACATCATCTATATACTTTAATTGATAACTATTGTTTCTAAGTAGATGTAGCTCTTCTACAATTTCCTCTCTACGTTCCATATATTTATCTCTAATGTATCTTTCTTTAGCCAATATCTTATCTTGCATATATGATGTTTCAAAAGTTCTTAAATAGGTATTTAAAGATTCAAATTCCTCTTCATACTCTTTAAAGTTTTTATCGTAAACAAGCTCTTTAAAATCTTTTAGTTTATTGTATCTATCAAGTTTTTTCGCATATTCTCCTTTAGTTAATTGTTGCATAACAATTTCTCTCAACTTATCTGGTTGAGAGTTATAATCAATTTTATTTAATTTTTTAGTTAAATCAACTTTTAGTGCTTCCATTTCAACAGCATTATCAAAGATTTCTTTAGGTGTTTCAAGTTTGTTTTCAACGACAAAATCAGAAGTCTGCACAACTTCTTTAGAAGTAATTCCAAATTCTTCACGAACTTTGTTTATGAACTCTTCTTTAGCTTTTGCGTTTTCTTCTGCATAGTTCTTTATCTTTATTCTATATTCCTTCTCTTTTAATTTAGCAACCTTAATAGCTAACTCAAATCTTTCTACTTCTTGTTTTTCATCTAGTGTTAAAGTTTCTCTATCTTTACGTAGTAATTTACCATTGATATTGATAGGTTCTCTATCAAGGAAATCAGCTTTTAAATAGTCTCCGTTTTGTAGAGCTTCTATTCTTCTTGCTTTAAGTGATCTACAATCAATTAGTTCAATACCTTTCTCTTTTAACTTCTCATTACAAACTCTTTCCCACGTTTGTCTAATCTCATATAACCCCTCAAATTGTCTCCACTTTTCAACTTTACGAC contains:
- a CDS encoding DUF5677 domain-containing protein codes for the protein MEKTSLKNHKFEKGKFTTPLNEVIAELPDFKSWYYGRLPEYLWLGLIIDKYGRDIGINKIIKILFIFKEHQISDIKFSTILSLETTLKIKILNVIKNEVEDALNPLTLVFTYSNFSDFNKLFLFNEDIEKRKEQLIKVLNESSFHQSDLATDIRYFIVLFKIITNKVYGVSNEEIQLYPKLSHEDEKMRQIRPLIRSMDLAFVNREMTNESFIERFWDEISQITECEELCISSENPNIDINLYLEKVYEIFNYFNSIYKLDPLSEKMNVILGIAVYSYKRFKEIADYKMFDSILARSNVRVLIENYIMLKYLLLTETKQENIWKEYKYYGIGAYKLILTKSREENKDIQNSYINFEYIELLVNEFRNEEFIDMDIRYFDKQNIRQKAEAVGEKDLYNFHYDYGSSYEHGLWGAIRESSMIKCVNPGHRYHTVPDINNFIKLKSTLKDSIKIMNDIIQILKNEFGIPDELLKGVINFEESIDR
- a CDS encoding MobA/MobL family protein is translated as MAIYNLTVAPSNGHSSLEKYLYNAREGKYSVGERGEELVYKENFNLPTFAKDNASFFWECAESYTSKLENSYRKIEFSLPHELSIKENIEIAKRLGEKLFKDEYVYSLSIHNKRNVDDTLNNIHCHIMFNEKVLDGVERSEETFFKRYNNINPERGGSRKVEKWRQFEGLYEIRQTWERVCNEKLKEKGIELIDCRSLKARRIEALQNGDYLKADFLDREPININGKLLRKDRETLTLDEKQEVERFELAIKVAKLKEKEYRIKIKNYAEENAKAKEEFINKVREEFGITSKEVVQTSDFVVENKLETPKEIFDNAVEMEALKVDLTKKLNKIDYNSQPDKLREIVMQQLTKGEYAKKLDRYNKLKDFKELVYDKNFKEYEEEFESLNTYLRTFETSYMQDKILAKERYIRDKYMERREEIVEELHLLRNNSYQLKYIDDVTPNELFLYIKEIQSNLKDLFIQKEVIDKQVEEQKAIADYEKIKLDICQKLSQNKYLEIKELAVEYEARYFKTKEELERKKLDPTSYEYRVNMNVLKEYEKDYRKYKGTIDRFEIKHDIKELVEEAIKESREKLKELRQQQDDIHGRIKLNSDKLKIMKEYRKEINNEFWEIKTLKDKLEDSNDPLDRFKNSVAILVAKDKLISQKGKIEFSYEALEEKAKDLLSKGQWKKINDRLDEIDRTINQEFLYEQDKLLIEKEELIKKLSNLNTDNFKEKVKVKVEEMLEKNSKKSKEIDKLLNIVNTVELDLTSPKNLSPDKKEELVTDIRKNITDLFDLKNDLTEKIKIKEKECDIKEIKKEILNQHTNGVYGKLCEEKEEIIPRMEGLRKINQHDHATSMETKLKHINEKLRNFEIEFIIPSETIMLRLEKPQKELAVLKDQEKHVKDKLKVLLKQYSLLKEMEGFEMTRRNESSTFMSILNRLKKSKGNSQGTGGYFHAKVIRDDEDRDRD